TATATACTTGAGAACGAGATTTCTGTTTGACCCGGCGACCTTTTTATTCCTCCAGAAGAGGCGCTTCAATTTGCCTGATCCGGTCACACTTTCTCGACTTCAGGGCGGTCTCAAAAGCGTCCTGCATCTGGTCTTCAGATGGCAGACTGCCGGTCATCTCTACAACCGAGGTCAGGCTATCGAGAAGTTCATGTGAACTGCGCAATCCCAAAAAGTAGCGAAAGTCATCGAGATCTGCTGGTTGCACGCGCAGAGATGACTGCACCAGGTATCTGTCGCGCCCCACGAACATTGCGATACCGGCAATCTTTTTGCCATCGGCTACGAGCTCATAGGGAGTCGCACTCAGAAAGCAGGGAAGCTTGCCGATCCCCGAACGCAGAGAAGGCGCCAGCCTCGTTCCCCTTGCTAAATTTACTTTTATATTCAAGTTGTCAAAGAACCCGACCAGCAGGTCCGCGAAATCTTCGTAAATCTGCAGAGAACCTGCAGTTCCCGACTGACCGCTTTCAAGCGGTGCCGCGCATGAAATACAGATATCACCTTTATGGAATATGGCCCTGCCACCGGTAGGCCTCATCACGAAGTCAATTCCATCGCGCTCGACCGTGTCGAGGCAGAGAACTTTTGCAGGCGTTTGATTCTTGCCGAGCGAAATCGCGGGAGGCTCCCAACTGTATATACGCCAGTACGAATTGTTTTCGCCTGAGCCCACAATCTTCAGCAGGTTACGGTCGAGTTGCATATTGTCCACCGCGCTCCGCCGAAAAGTTATCAACTCGCCACAGATATTACGCTTCACGATTATATTCGTTTAATATATATTTTCAAAAACCGTGCCAAATCCCAGCCACAGAACGCATCTTTTAAGAACTGAATTTACAACAACTTAGAGGAAACCGCAAGAATCATTGAAGTTTTTTCACAAAAGTCCTTATCGCAAAAACTGCGACCAAAGCGGGATTGTTTTCATTCGCAGTTATAAGCTCAACTCTTGCAACAAAAAAAGCCCGACGCAGGTATTGCGACGGGCTCAATGAAATCTAATGCTGTTTTAATCTTTTTGAATCTGGTAGTCCTTGATTTTCAACCTCAGAGTAGATTCCGGAATACCCAGCATATTGGCCGCATGTTTTTTGACCCAGCGGTTTTTACGCAGGGCTTCGGTGATATATTTCTTTTCGAACAGGGCGATGTAATCATAGAGCGTGAAATCGGATTCGAATTGTTCGATTTCAGGCAGGTCGACACTTTTTTTAGAGGATCCCTGCTTGAAAAACTTGCGCGACAGGAGCTCTTTTGTGATTACCTTCGAATCACCAGCCAGCAGTACCAGCTTCTTGATCTCGTTGTCGAGTTCACGGACATTGCCCGGCCATGAGAAATTGATGAAAGCCTGGCGAACATCAGAAGATATCCTGACTTTCGAACCGGACTTTTTGAGAAAATGATCTATCAGAAGCGGGATATCATCTCGCCTCTCACGCAAAGGCGGAATCCGGATGGTCATCGCCGAAAGCCGGTAATACAAATCCTGGCGGAAATGCTTTTCTTTCATCATCTCCTTGAGATCGCGGTTGGTTGCAGAAAGGATACGCACATCGACCTTGCGACCGCGTGTGTCACCCAACCGGACAACTTCCTGGTCTTCGATCACCCGCAACAGCTTGGCCTGAAGCGCCATCGGCATCTCCCCGATCTCATCGAGGAAAAACGTTCCACCGTGAGCTTCTTCAAACAAGCCGGCACGGTCGCGGTCGGCACCTGTGAATGCGCCTTTTTTATAACCGAACAGTTCGCTTTCCAGAAGGGTCTCCGGCAAAGCCGCGCAATTGACGGAGATGAAACGCTTGTCCCTGCGGACCGAATTGTAATGAATCGTCTTGGCCAGAAGATCCTTACCGGACCCGGTTTCGCCTTGAATACAGACCGAGATGGGCGAATCCTTGACCTGGATCACACGTTCCAGCATCTTCAGCATGGTCTGACTACCGGTGACTATATTGGGAAAGGCGCAACTGTTTTCGAGTTGCGAACGAAGCCTGAGATTGTCTTCCTCGAGAGAACTCTTTTCGCTTTCGATAGCCCGGAATGCCAGAAGATCGGCAAAAGCCAGGGAGATATTCAATTCGGTCTTTCCAAAATAATCGCCTTTTTTATCGTCATCGTAATCCTTCTGCAGATAGATTACGGCCGACTTGCGGGCACCCAGATCGATCGGGATCAGGATCATGCTGGAGACATCGCTGTATGACTCAAACAGAGCTGAACTGCCGTTGGAAGATGAATACGGCAGTGTAATATAAAATGGACGGAAGCGACCATCGTCGATACCGGCATATCTCATGATATCGGTCAACTGCGGCAGAAGCTCGGAGTCGAACTCATGCCCGGCCAGCATCCTGAAATCACGGCTGTCGAGGTCATATATTCCGACCAGTGCGCGATCGGCATCGACCCGCTTCGATAGAAAGCGCAGGTTCTCGATCAAATCAGCTTTCCTGAGAGTTTGATATTCGGAAGGATCGAGAATCTTACGCACCAGGTTGTATTCGTTTTCTTCGCTGACGGCATGATCGATCATCGCCTTTTCAATTCTCCTGCGGAGACCGTGCACACCCGCCAGGTCGTCTTCATAGCCCGATTTTTCGAAGTAGCGACCGGCCCGCGTGACCACTTCAAAGGCGCGATCGAAATCACCGGCCCGACAAGACAGGTCGGCTGACACCAAATCGGCCACGGCGCGGTAATATGAGTTGCCGATTTCATCGAAAATTCGGCGTGCCTCATTAAGATGACGCTGACACCATCTCAACCGGCTGTCGTCTTTTGAAGAGACCTCGATCCCTGCAAATGCCAGGTGGGTTCGTGCGACTTCGTACTTGTCAGAAACTTTTTGCAAAAATGCTTCAGCCCGGGAGAAGTAATCCTCTTCGTCGTCTTTCAGATCATGATTGAGGGAAACCAGGGCCAGGACCTTGAGGCATCCCGCTTCCTCAACTGTTTCGCCGATATTGCGCGCGATTTCGAGCCCCAGGCTGGCGTCCTGGTAAGCCTTTTTGTAATTCTTCAAGACCAGGTAAACTTCCGCCCGACGCCTGAGTGTCTGTGAACGAAGAGTGTTGTAGGCAGTGCTCTTCTCGGCCATGCGAATCGCCATGTCGTAGTTCTTAAGGGCCTGATCGAACTCATTGAACTCAGCGTGATAATCACCCAGGTACTCATACAGAATACCTTCCTCACGCTTGAGAACGTTTACTTCCAGCAGGTTCTTGACTTCCGCGAAGCAATCCTGGCAGAGCTTGCGATCACGCTTACGGATACCAATATATCCCAGTGATAGGAGGTTTCTGATCAGTGAAGAGACCACTTCGTGACGACGATTGTGGGCGATACAGTCGCGCAGGATATCTTCGGCCCGATCGAGATCGCCCGAGAGTATATAAACACGTGCGAGGTTACCGTAATAGCGATAAACGCTGATTTCGGCCTGGAGATCATCTTTGGCGGTCGCCTTGAAGCTGTCGATGGTATTTTCGAGATACCTGGCCGACTCCACATAATCGCCCTGGATAAACTTGATATGAGCGAGCCGGTTGTAACAATAGAAAATACCGCACTTATCTCGAATCCTTCGCCAGGTAGCCAGGCTGTCACGGGTAAATTGTTCGGCCTGTTCGACATTACCCATACTGATAAAGATCTTTGCGATCAATTGCTGGAGATTGCCGATTTTCTTATTGTCGGATGAGGATCGGTAATAATCGAACGAAGCCTGAGCCTTACTGAGCGCTTCGTCATATGCGAGCTCAGCCGCCAGAACCAGTGCCTCATAATAATCCAATTCGGCACGAATCTGAGCCGTCGGATGCGTATGACCCGCCCGGATAGAGCCAAACAGCTCCTTTGCCCTTTCCAGCTTGCCCTGGTAAATCAAAGATTCGACTTGTGCCAGTCTATCCAGGTCAACCTTATGCTTGTTCGAGAGGTCAGATTTCATGATACTCGTTCAGTTAAAGATTTAATTGCTTGTACAGACCAAACGATTTCTTGCCTGCGTCTGTTGACTTCTCAGCCTTCTCATAAGTTCTGCTTTCAGGTCGCTCCTGAGGCTTGTCACCGACCGGATCGCGGAACAGCCTGAGGAACCAATCCCAGAAACTGCCGCCATCGTCGACATCATCCTCATCACCACTGCCATTCTTGGTGCCGGAATTACCATTCAGGGACTGATGACTGGTGTCGACAAACTTGTTGTCATCCCAGGGATGGTCGAGGGCAAACCCCTCCGTGGACATCAAGAGGCAAAAGACAAGAGCAAGCAGAACAAGGCCGCCTAACCTTGCACGTTTCATTTATCTACCTCCGTAAAAGATTTACGAAAAACTTAGTCAAGTTAAAGAGGGTCGGAATAACGGGATACACCTTCCCACTTTCAAAAAATGTATTTTATATGTATTGTCAAGTACTTTTTGATTCTGTCGCACAACAGCTTGCCCCACAAAAGAATATATGTGTTGTGCTGAGAACGGCATAGGCGCAGTTTCTGCGCTGGGTTTCATAGGTTATAACACACACCACAAAAAAAAGTGCCGGGATTTGTTTAGATCCCGGCATTTTTATCAGATAACCTGGTTTTCTCGCAGTTTCGCGAAGAGTTTGTCGGCGAGTTCCTCGGGGGTTTCACCTTCGATGATTTCTCCAGCTGGTCGAGGCGGGGGATTTTCCGCTTTGTCAAAATTGGAACTCGACTTTTCGCCGACCTTGGCCTGGTCGAGACCTATATCAGCCGCGCTGAGGTTTTCAATCGTGGCTTTCTTGGCCTTCATTTTGCCTTTTAATGATGGCAGGCGGGGTTCATTGATTTCCTTGACAACCGAAACCACAGCCGGCAAGGTCAACTCGACCACGTCGTGACCATCCTCGGTCGTCCGTTCGAGCGTAATCGCTGAATCACCGATTTCACTGATCTTGCGTACGAACATCGCCTGAGCAATCCCGAGTCTGCCTGCCAGCGCGGCCGGGACCATGGCATCATCGCTGTCGATCGCCTGCTTACCGCCCAGGACCAGATCGAATTCGCCGATCTTATTGATCGCGGCCGCCAGGATCGCCCCGACAGCCTGGTTGTCAGATCCCTCAAAGGTCGGATCAGAAACCAGCACAGCCTTGTCGACACCGAGTGAGAGTGCCTCGCGCAGGGCGACTTCGCTCTCTTTGCCACCGACCGAAACAGCCGTAACAGTACCGCCATGCTGTTCCTTGATCTTGAGAGCTTCTTCGATAGCATAAGAATCGAACGGATTAATAACTCCGGGTCCTTTAGGAAGTACAACTTCACCTTTATCCTGATCGACATTGACCAGGGCTATTTCCGGAACCTGCTTGACAATCACTATTGTATTCACATTTCCTCCAGTCTATCATAGAAGTCTTTCTGTTCGTTAACTAATTTTTCGAGTTTACGCAAGCCTTTTCGAGCGGCATGTTGCTCGGCTTCTTTTTTTGACATCCCCGAACCGGTGCCCAGACGCTGGCCATTGATATATACACCCACGGTAAACTTCTTGCGGTGATCGGGACCCTCGGTTTTGAGAATTTCATAACGGGGCGAGATGGCCGCGTCAGCCTGTGTCCGTTCCAGAAGCTCACCCTTGTAATTGCGCAATGACTGGTCATTCAAAATTTCCTCCATATGGGCCAGGAAATGAGATGAAATAAACCTGCGTACAGAGCGGATACCGCCGTCGAGATAGATCGCGCCGATAATAGCCTCGAGACAATCGGCGATAATCGAGTTGCGTTCCCGTCCACCGGCCAGTTCCTCCTCGCGGGAGAGCCTGACATACCTGTTGAGCTCTATCTCACGCGAGATCCTGGCCAGGGTATGAA
This genomic window from Candidatus Zixiibacteriota bacterium contains:
- a CDS encoding tetratricopeptide repeat protein — encoded protein: MKSDLSNKHKVDLDRLAQVESLIYQGKLERAKELFGSIRAGHTHPTAQIRAELDYYEALVLAAELAYDEALSKAQASFDYYRSSSDNKKIGNLQQLIAKIFISMGNVEQAEQFTRDSLATWRRIRDKCGIFYCYNRLAHIKFIQGDYVESARYLENTIDSFKATAKDDLQAEISVYRYYGNLARVYILSGDLDRAEDILRDCIAHNRRHEVVSSLIRNLLSLGYIGIRKRDRKLCQDCFAEVKNLLEVNVLKREEGILYEYLGDYHAEFNEFDQALKNYDMAIRMAEKSTAYNTLRSQTLRRRAEVYLVLKNYKKAYQDASLGLEIARNIGETVEEAGCLKVLALVSLNHDLKDDEEDYFSRAEAFLQKVSDKYEVARTHLAFAGIEVSSKDDSRLRWCQRHLNEARRIFDEIGNSYYRAVADLVSADLSCRAGDFDRAFEVVTRAGRYFEKSGYEDDLAGVHGLRRRIEKAMIDHAVSEENEYNLVRKILDPSEYQTLRKADLIENLRFLSKRVDADRALVGIYDLDSRDFRMLAGHEFDSELLPQLTDIMRYAGIDDGRFRPFYITLPYSSSNGSSALFESYSDVSSMILIPIDLGARKSAVIYLQKDYDDDKKGDYFGKTELNISLAFADLLAFRAIESEKSSLEEDNLRLRSQLENSCAFPNIVTGSQTMLKMLERVIQVKDSPISVCIQGETGSGKDLLAKTIHYNSVRRDKRFISVNCAALPETLLESELFGYKKGAFTGADRDRAGLFEEAHGGTFFLDEIGEMPMALQAKLLRVIEDQEVVRLGDTRGRKVDVRILSATNRDLKEMMKEKHFRQDLYYRLSAMTIRIPPLRERRDDIPLLIDHFLKKSGSKVRISSDVRQAFINFSWPGNVRELDNEIKKLVLLAGDSKVITKELLSRKFFKQGSSKKSVDLPEIEQFESDFTLYDYIALFEKKYITEALRKNRWVKKHAANMLGIPESTLRLKIKDYQIQKD
- a CDS encoding electron transfer flavoprotein subunit beta, with the translated sequence MNTIVIVKQVPEIALVNVDQDKGEVVLPKGPGVINPFDSYAIEEALKIKEQHGGTVTAVSVGGKESEVALREALSLGVDKAVLVSDPTFEGSDNQAVGAILAAAINKIGEFDLVLGGKQAIDSDDAMVPAALAGRLGIAQAMFVRKISEIGDSAITLERTTEDGHDVVELTLPAVVSVVKEINEPRLPSLKGKMKAKKATIENLSAADIGLDQAKVGEKSSSNFDKAENPPPRPAGEIIEGETPEELADKLFAKLRENQVI
- the rnc gene encoding ribonuclease III; translated protein: MSLNFFGLGSKVPSHFYNRKTFRRIQKKLGHRFKQLELLAEALSHRSYTQTEPRAPFPSYERLEFLGDSVLGMIIAEELFKRFEPMEEGELTTTKAHLVNVHTLARISREIELNRYVRLSREEELAGGRERNSIIADCLEAIIGAIYLDGGIRSVRRFISSHFLAHMEEILNDQSLRNYKGELLERTQADAAISPRYEILKTEGPDHRKKFTVGVYINGQRLGTGSGMSKKEAEQHAARKGLRKLEKLVNEQKDFYDRLEEM